The stretch of DNA TGATACTTTACTTTGGTACCAAATAACGCATTAGGAAACTATCAGCAATAAACATCTTACTGATAAAAATATAGAAGCTGATGAGTAGGCGGCTTATTTATGATTGTTTTCTAATTTATATtcgaaatatatattataaataaactataaacTGTAAACAGATGAACAAATTAGGTCAAAACAActctatttatatattatattagctAAAAATCGTTcaataaacttttagaaaaattcAAAGTAAGTGAGTTGGTACTAATCAAACCCTTATAAGTTCAGCTCAAAAAAATTTTGGGATATAAATGTCTTATAAGATATCTTTATCGTTCATGTATATAGTTTTCTAGGAATGaagtattttatttgaaatacttTATGAGATTTTAATCTTTTTTGGTGTCTTTGCTGGCcaaatagggatgaagtcttTTTTCAATAACAGAAATCACTCGCCTTCGGATAATAAAGGAATAAATTGAAAAAGTACCCCGCTAAGATAGGCAAAATACCCTCAGTCccagaatttaatttatttatttatttacgttctatgtgattaaaaaataagagTCAGTGCAGTTTTAAGCCGCCACCCCCTGCCCTCCTGCCATAacctaataaatttaaaaatttcaaaaaacttaCACGCATAGCTTGTACAAAACTTATCTATTTTTTATAGATCCGTATTTTGAGTGTACATAACcttaaatgcatttttttttttgaaaatagcgTGTAGCTTTTTTTTGCTAGGGCCCATAGAGAGACTACGTGTCAGGGTCAGCAATCCCAATTGGGAGTCTTGCGTTACCATGCAGTAAATGTATTTAAAACTTCAACATCATATGAATTTATCAGCAAATATGTAATAATCAACTAATTTAATATCACTTAAAGGATTTTCAcacaaatatttagtggcttcactcATTTATACCTGGAAACTGCACTGATGACGGACTTATTAGTCCGAAAACTTTCTGTGACGTAGCTCGAAAGTTTTCTATTCAGTAGAATTTTTGTTATCCATCTTTCCAACCATTGTACATTCTTCAGATTTCTCAGTTATCTTTGTTTTTCTAGATATTAgcttattttttttatgatcgcgtatctgatgttattgatacattctccgttaattcgaattccggcttcaaagtcctctactgcttcttaaaatatttcctcagagtatatgttaaacatcAAGGACGATGGTATAtatccctgtcggaccccacgtttgattttgatatcatcggattctcccgCCTCTGTACGGATATACGATGTTTgcttccagtaaagattgctaataattcttcgCTACAATATTCACTTTTGGCATTGcggtactgttttttttttttcgaacacTGTTGTTCGTTCTTTCACTAAAATTCATTCACAGCgcttgttgaaaaaaaaaacatccatATACTTAGGATAAAGttgataaaaatatattgaaaactgTTCCTTACAGGTGTGCTAGTTTCTTTTGAGTACAGCTATACTATCGTTATTATTGAGATACAGGACAATCATAGTGGTTTTTACTACAAACATAATTGGTATTAAAAAACCAATTATGTTTGATAACGGTGTAATAATTGAAGACCACATAATTAATGATGTTTACATATTGAAAAGCCAATTAATCAAAAGTTAGTGTTTTCCGTGGTGCTAGACCGTATAAACAAATACTTATTAAACCTTTTTAACAAAACGTTGATCTTTCTGGCCACAGTCCACATAATGTTTCTACTAAAATTTGCATCATACTTAAATCTGTTTAAAAATTATCTTAATAGCTTTATTTCGGAAACAAAAGTTACCAATACATTTAATTAGTTTCTAAAAGAAATCACGTTTCATTTAAAACTATTTATCTTCCAACGAAACAtgaactaaattcatgattgctGTTGATACTTTACTAAATATTTACCTAACGTTATGGCGTTGTTTTTGCAGATATCTTTAGATTAGTGGCAGTAACCAGAAATTATaataacaaaaagaaataaatactgttATCTTACAAGACAGTTGATAATCAAGTGAAAGGAGATATTGATTTGAAACAGTAACGTTACAGTAGAAAAAAGACTGTTAAATGATTGATAACTTCGTTTATTCATTTATCCAATTATCCATTCTTCTGACAGTCCACGAAATGTTTAGTTAATAGTCCACATCTCAAAAACTTTCAGTCTCTTACATGAATGTCTGCTAGAGCGCATGCCTCAATAAGTGTATACTAAAAAACAGGGTTCACACGAAAAAACCTTTTCTATGTGGGTGTTGGACGCTTTCCTCTAGAGaatgtttcatatttttattagttcttaACTATGACATAACTTATCTATCCGTCTAAGAATAACAAGTAAAACACTAGTAAAAATGCCAATAAAATTTGAAACgcaaaagtttattttttgacCAGTGAAAAAATACTTTACCAAgataccaaaaaacaaaaataaaatatttttcataaaaatagacattttataattaaaaatacaaaataacagtattcacacagaaaatacaatctaataattttattgaattaaACAAGTACTAAAACAAGATTTTTGAATGATTTATGTTTatgaattatataaatatatttatttataggtttacaGTCAATCATCGTTActtatatatatacaagttattatgtactagaatattctagagtagcccacctctaattcgtctcatcgaaagcgTATCGAAGACGGGCGCTACTGAAATGCCAACTCTTGagttttctagatttatccttctaagaattgtgacgaatcggagatgggctatttcgttacactgctcccctcttagatctgagcgtcccgaacagcaactccagatgtaggcccaggatggcggaatctacagaactcttcagctctgcatgaaccccacaagaagaaataacagtctacagacTTTGAAGGACACTATCTCTTCGGGATAatacacagtaattcgtacgccggtttctcggaggATCGCtacaagcatgcttctgacaatttTTCAATTCAGATTTTCTAGCGCATGTCCTATCTTGGGTAAgaccaaattcttgatgtcataattgcacacgattttcttcaaattagttagagcacgccatatatcctcgtagcttgccctgtctgtatacgacttcctggtcaccatatacagcaaagatcgaggaccatcttctaatctcagcactcttccaactttaggctgctggttttttaactcgtccaaacgaccgaacttcttatagaatacagatgagattcctttagtcatctcaagatcttgggtaACACAGTgcgctagagagacgttatgcggagaGACTAAAAAGATCATGCTGAATTTCTgtcgtcacgccgaatctagcactctttctctctgcgtaatttgacataaattcattaaagcttcgtcgccggtcatctttgatctcatgttgaagggttcgtgcttcttctatTTCATTTgtgccagcatatggtgcaagacgatttatgtgaactacttttcgTTTACATAATTGTCGATTGTCGTTCTGTACAAAAGCTGCATTAATTGCAGCTTTTGTGTCATGTTCAGTTGATCGATTACTGTTTATTTAATTACATCTTATTCGCAGCTTAATGTTATTTGgaatcacattttttttttataaacagtcTATCAGTTTGTCATATTTGACTTTGTcaaagctttctcatagtcaataaaacaaagtaaaattttTGCTGCTCTCTATATCTCTACGCATTAGAATACTTTATCCAGTTTTGCAACtgcttttttataattatatgcaTATCATTACAGTTAAAACGACACTTCCTGACTACATAGCTGATAATGGGATAAAAATGATGAAAAACGTCGTTACATAAACTCGTGCCTAAATTTTTAAAAGAGAATGATATGGGAATGACCCCAACTCTAGTTTTAACACTTTTAAATTGAAATAGGTAATCGAATGACCTTTTATTAGAAAGGTCTTTCAAttcttaatataattatgtatacaaatctatgatttttcttttgttgcaaaTCTACAACGATCGTATACATTAATTAATGCCGTCATGCTTCTCCAAATGTACATTTAAAAGAAATATCTTTGTATTTTGCCATAGAGTAAACAGTTTGGAGAAAAGACTCAATTTTTCAGTATGTTAGGACCTTGTTAATATGTAGACATTGTaacgttataactgctacattgcctgctttctttcttatgttaatatatttcgttaattctattctccaatttccatatcttctgtcataattcatattcttctatatcctccattgtatctcttatttttctatatattttctcagatatagattgtatcagaattatgtcgttacttaattgattcattattctcttttcgtttttactggtatttggtataaaaaccagttggcgtccaaatctatcttctttatatttatatatatttcagtatctacctttcctattttcttaataatcatcatttttatcttttactcaagtttctaaagaatgaattttattttcatctctatttctgttactttggaatgagaggtgccatctttattctctgtttagtttaatccTAGTGACATTGTCATTGCGTTGTTGATTAACTGTATgtcaaagactcctttttgttgacatttcccccttcccgttcgatacaaaactcgatataatggcttctatttctaaaaatgtcgattttcttcatgacttctgTAAAAGTACAATAatcaattgttgtgtcgtctcctgattaggagtcaacctccgggatacatttctctgGTGCGGGTCAAATTCTATTAACAttcagaagaccaaccggcctgagaatggcactatcattccgataggagagttgactccggggcaagaaaatccacatctaacaacatggcttgctaacaaccatagcagaaaagaccaggataaaacctaggatttggtgacaaacATTTTTCTTTACTATAATGTAATACTGTAGCTAGAAgtggaataatttttatttaaattcaatatcatatttaaacatgtatttttctgtcatttataaatatatgtcaaatatattaataaacatgtgttaatttaactgtgtattgtttcttctttttacttgtttgcgtgtgttgctccagagtaggccatattcacgtcctgagtgagctagccagggagtgtttcgtataacgtctaatgtagcaattttgcaattgatacattaggggttatgacgttaaaaattggtcccaacgggaaacgatttgtcgctccaacgttgttagtgatgttagtcgggttgtagcagcaaactaaggtttgcggttacaagttgacaacagcagctcaacgttgggatgttacaaattgagcctcgaagggttacaaattggcacccaatgaatattCGTTGGCACGTCATAGATTGAcgtccaatgaatgttcgttggaacgttacatATTCGTAAATcgttgttattgttttatttttgggcaattttaaaataatacactTGCTTGCTTAATTATTGTTGCTGGGATGCAAATGTTGAACAACAAACACAAAGCTAACAATGTTTTGCTCGTTATTTACCAAAAATTAGATTATCATATCTCATTGTAAGCTTTTTAAACGGTCACCATTGTTAAACAAGATATCTAGTTTTGTCATAACCTCTTATAACAATGCCCAGCGCATTCGTTTTTTGCTGTCCCAATTCACTGCTCAGGCGTTGAAGTCCGCGGCTATCGCCAGTTGATCCATAAAGTCAGTAAACTCATTGAGTAAGATACTAGGCGGGGCATAGCAACTGTAGAAATGGATACCGTCTACCTTTGTCATTACCAAGACAGCTTCTGCGTTCTTAATCACGATCTGGAAAGGTAACTTGACATAGGATAAGATGACAGCTTTATCATTGCTGTATATTTCTCAAGGTTGGGTAGTTAGATGCCTATATGTATAGCTCAgatgtgtatgtgtatgtctgTGTATATTAAGTGTGTGTGGGTCGTCATCAATCAACAAATCTATGGTAGTGACATAATTGCAGCTTTTATGCCATGTTCAGTTGATCTGTTACTATTTATTTGATTACATCTTATTCGCAGCTTGATGTTATTTGGATTCACATTTTTTTCCAAACAGTCTATCAGTTCGTCATATTTGACTTTGttaaagctttctcatagtcaaTAAAACGAAGTAAAATTTTTGCTGATCTCTATACTTCTACGCATTAGAATAGTTTAATCAAGTTTTACAACTGATTTTTTATAACTATATGCATATCAtcattctaattgagatttcgactcaaaacatgtcgaaaatcgagatatttgcaaaaaagcagttttttgcactaatttatgatttttattaagttttttattaacaaaataaaatgttattaatacatttgaacatcgggTAATTTCCgtattttaaatttgtgcgaaatttctccCCGATCggccaaatagtttaaaagttattttacttGTTTATctctgaggctaaatatttaaactattgaacttgctctattaatgatgctagacacattgagcaaattttataggattctttaagacttaaactttctcagaagttaaatgcatattacgtttttatcgaaattatttacaaaataaacatttgaaaaGGCAGTATGTTTTTTATTCataaacaaaattgtaataacttctatattttttaagctacagacttatacgtacaaccattggatagctggtaaaaaactcacattaaaaaaaacttctatggccaataggaacgaagttagggactaatttttaaaaaatcatatctctaTTGTTtgtaaacattaagaagtaaaatttgcacaaattttgaatgaaaatctaaatcTCTATTACTTTATTTTTgggtaattttaaaaataatacacttAGCTTGCTTAATTATTGTTGCTGGGATGCAAATGTTAAACAACAAACACAAAGCTAACAATGTTTTGCTCGTTATTTACCAAAATTAGATTATCATATCTCATTGTAAGCTTATCAAACATACTTAATGTAATTCAAACCGGCTCTGCTCTGCTCTGTATTGTTTTTAATTCGAAAATAAAAAGGTTAAGGAGCTATCAGCGAGTTCAAGCCTGGAAAAAGGTCGTTGGAATCGTATGATAAATATACCAGCGCGATTCGCAATCCACTTAGTCCAGCTACAGTTATTACAGACACGATACACGATAAGTATTTTCGGTTGTTCAAAATGTTCGTAACGCATCATTTTTCTATTGACGAGGTGAACAATTTGCTTAGTGAGAGTTTCGTTAGGATTTTTGGCAATGTGGTAGAACACTTCCCTGCTGCTGCTATTGGAATTTTAAAATGCAGACCTTTTAACAACAGCAACGCCTTAATTCAGGCCATTTGTGACTTTTTGGATGGCTTAAAAACACATGGTAAGTGTTTACATGGCAAAAGTAATTCTGTTTTACCGGACATTTTAAGCGTATCCATACTtttaacaatgtttttaacaCAACTACCTACACTCttaattttatattgttttgctATTGTTTGTAACAAGTTTACTTAGATCCCAATTTTTAACGTTTGATTGCTTAGTGTAAACGTTTTTATCTATACCTAGTtcattatttacttttattgtatatttaaaCTACCCATTCTGTAATTCGAAggtgttttattatatttaactaaaattttaaattcgttAGTTTTTCTGCAgatctatttaaaattttaatttaggtATTTCTTACATTTGTTTTGGTTcttacattttattttctttgttttttacgTTTCTTAAATTTCATTTATTCGTTCTTCATCCTAAATATACACATTTAAGATGTTTTTCGTAAATTAACACGGTTTCAAATTagttttttcttaaaatatttcgAATGGGATATAACATCTTCATTGAAATATAagttactgtttatttttatttccctttcttttaatttttgagtttctgtatatttttgtttttctgttcattatatttctatttctatgtATCAATTTGAATCTTTTTTTCCCTTTTTAAGTTACTTTTATTAGTACATTCTTCTCAATCTTCGTATTTTTTCTCTCGTCTTTCGTACCTCATCAGTTTCTTTCTTTTCAGTGAAATTTAATTTGGTTTGTCTTATTTTGTTTGTGTACGGacttttgcaaaaaaaaaaaagaaaattttgggCATTTATCCAGATAAATAAGTTCTTCTTGACTTTAATCAATGTGATTGTGTATTTCCCCATGTTGTAGATTATGAGCACACTATCTCTCATTGCCATTAAAGTGAATAAACAAGATTATCAGGCGCCATCCTATTTTCCTTTTAGCGATATTATAAccactttttatttttctataaattttgtGATATcggtataaaataattttgtttttggcaTGATACGGGTGCAATGAACTTTGTAGCATATTACTTATTAGATTGTCTAATTATAGATGCAATGATTCtacagattattttgaaaaaaaaaacatcactAATACTTCTTTCGCCTCAACATATTTCTTGTCAAGTATGTTTAAtgtcatctttgttttttgtcgaagttttaataaaacataataatcTATCTGTTTGTTTCAGAAAAAGAAAAGATTTTCCAACTCTACCCAGACATCTTAGATAGCGCCGTATGCACATCGCCCATGATTTACGAAAAAGAACCATCATTTGTTAACATCGAAGAAAAGAGGAAGCTTCAGGAACTAAACAGTCGCTATAAAGACAAATTCGGCTACCCTTTTATCACCACCATCAGCGACGTCAACCACCTCTACTCAGAAATCCAGTCGAGGATGGAAAACAACAAGGACGATGAGCTGCAAAGGACCATGAGGGAGGTTAAGGCGATTGTGTATTTGAGAGTACAGGATATTGTGAGCTAAGTACGTTTCAAGGACGTTGTGGGACGAAACGAAAACCTGTAACAAGGTTCAGCTGTGTCGATTGTGCACGTTAAAGTACGAAGAAGTTTAATTTACACATGATTTGAGTTTATCTACGAAGTAGAGTActattttctaatatttattcTAATGATATGCTTTATGAAGAAAGTTTTGCTGTTCTACTATCTTGTTTAAACCTCTAGATCTAGACGTTCAGTATGGTTCTACTAGTTCATCTTTACTTTTTTGACTGATGTTTTTCAACATTTTTCTGATTGATAAGTACTAGAATAATGTGATGTTACTCTTTATGACATTCAATCTTTGAAATATACCTACTCCTGCCACCACATTTTCTCATAAAGTTTTctttacctctttttcttctttaatttaCAAAACAAAAGTTTGTGTAACACAGACCGCAAGTAAAAATACAGTTTTTAAACAGATATCTTCTATGATTGTATCAACAACCAtttattagtttaaaaaattACAACAAGACATTTTTGCTGTTCGTATTTCTTTATacgaacatattttaaataaaatatgtaactttgaatgtatttatttatgtaaacatCGAATTTCTGTGATTTGCTACAAATTCCTGATCGTAGTTTCAGATATTCTTTAAGTATATCAGTCTATATACATAGTTTATTTTTAGATAGATATTGTGTAATTGTTCacacttttttatattaattttaattatttgtacATATATTATTAGTTTTAGAAAGATTTGACATTATAAAAACCGGTTTTTACTGTACAtagatagtttttgtttttttatattgtaagtattaatttttttatacgaaaagtattgtaaatatttatataaaataaataactgaGTTATATATGCTTCTTTTTCTACTCAGACTAGGGAACCAAATCAAACACTTAAAAAAACCGTGAAAACCCCAAGGAGGGCTTGCGACAATACTGTTCAGATTAAGGGAGGTCCAGAAGGGCCACCATCGGGATGTTATCATTGAAATAAGCTCTTTTTAGCTAATTTGAGAcctattaatgttttttaatttaactatGAATTTGTACTTTAATTTAAATGATGAGGAatataataaacaacaaaattgcaatgaataattattatttattaatacaaaTGTACCTTAAActataattaaacaaaataactAAAATCGTTAGTCGAAGTTATGTTAAAAATCGTTAGGATTTGATTTgggaatatttttcttttgttccGCCCAATTTTAAAACCTCTTT from Diabrotica undecimpunctata isolate CICGRU chromosome 4, icDiaUnde3, whole genome shotgun sequence encodes:
- the LOC140439137 gene encoding 2-oxo-4-hydroxy-4-carboxy-5-ureidoimidazoline decarboxylase-like — encoded protein: MFVTHHFSIDEVNNLLSESFVRIFGNVVEHFPAAAIGILKCRPFNNSNALIQAICDFLDGLKTHEKEKIFQLYPDILDSAVCTSPMIYEKEPSFVNIEEKRKLQELNSRYKDKFGYPFITTISDVNHLYSEIQSRMENNKDDELQRTMREVKAIVYLRVQDIVS